One genomic region from Leptospiraceae bacterium encodes:
- a CDS encoding FAD-dependent oxidoreductase: MKELSTQIYDVAVFGAGISGFSSALRLQKKGLSTIVFESHTQVGGCAGYFIKKKFSFDVGATTLVDFVEGGVGGNFLKEIGLAIPEGEYLDYIAWLPDRQVVLYKDKEKWNRERLEKFGKSDNYIQFWKLMDRVTDVFWEASRKNIKLPIRNINEFLHTIQVIGLKNLHFLKYYNTTMLDILKKFNLEKDKALIGLLSMLIEDTIHSKIEKAPFINSSLGTTIRGAGLMRARGGMKGFWKNLSEHYLNLGGIVKKLHKVTSFCKEGDCWKITTDRGNFFAKKIISSLPLDVTYDLAPDFIQTKVKPYILKNKEDRGGAIVIFLGVPEEEVRDHTITHHQMLLDYDAELGNGNNMFISISSKDDNLSAPPGYRSVMISTHCELSDWQGLSEEEYRVKKQQIGDTMIHYARRVYPKLATNPVVLEVGTPITYQKFTNRKEGSVGGFKQTFANTNFHAVPQDIGIPNFYLTGDNTWPGLGTVACLVSGRIAAEEAYKAF, translated from the coding sequence ATGAAAGAACTATCTACTCAAATTTACGATGTTGCAGTATTCGGAGCCGGGATCTCGGGTTTTTCTTCTGCCTTGAGATTACAAAAAAAAGGTTTAAGTACTATTGTTTTTGAATCACATACTCAGGTAGGAGGATGTGCGGGTTATTTCATAAAGAAGAAATTTTCCTTTGATGTGGGAGCAACTACCCTTGTGGATTTTGTGGAAGGAGGAGTTGGAGGAAACTTTCTTAAAGAAATCGGTCTTGCGATTCCGGAGGGTGAGTATCTGGACTATATAGCCTGGCTTCCTGACAGGCAGGTCGTGCTTTATAAGGATAAAGAAAAATGGAATCGGGAACGATTGGAAAAATTTGGTAAGAGTGATAATTATATTCAATTTTGGAAATTAATGGATAGAGTAACGGATGTTTTCTGGGAAGCAAGCCGGAAGAATATAAAGCTTCCAATAAGAAATATTAATGAATTCTTACATACGATTCAGGTGATTGGTTTAAAAAATCTGCATTTTCTAAAATACTATAATACTACTATGCTGGATATTTTAAAAAAATTTAATCTTGAAAAAGACAAAGCTCTTATAGGCCTTTTGTCTATGCTAATCGAAGATACGATCCATAGTAAAATAGAAAAGGCTCCTTTTATTAATTCATCATTGGGGACTACAATTCGCGGTGCGGGTTTAATGAGAGCCAGGGGAGGCATGAAAGGATTCTGGAAAAATTTATCTGAACATTATCTGAATCTCGGAGGTATAGTAAAGAAATTGCATAAAGTTACTTCCTTTTGTAAAGAAGGAGATTGTTGGAAAATCACAACAGATAGGGGAAACTTTTTTGCCAAAAAAATTATCAGTTCTCTTCCCTTAGATGTAACGTATGATCTTGCCCCGGATTTTATTCAAACAAAAGTGAAACCTTATATTCTAAAAAACAAAGAGGACAGGGGAGGTGCTATCGTTATATTTTTAGGAGTACCGGAAGAAGAAGTAAGGGATCATACAATCACTCATCATCAGATGTTATTAGACTACGATGCAGAACTCGGAAATGGAAACAATATGTTTATTTCTATTTCTTCTAAGGATGATAATTTGTCAGCACCACCGGGTTATCGTTCTGTTATGATTTCGACTCACTGTGAGCTTTCCGATTGGCAGGGTTTATCGGAAGAAGAGTATAGAGTAAAAAAGCAACAAATAGGAGATACAATGATTCATTATGCAAGAAGGGTATATCCAAAGCTTGCTACAAATCCTGTAGTTTTGGAAGTAGGCACACCCATTACCTATCAGAAGTTTACCAATAGAAAAGAAGGAAGTGTGGGTGGTTTTAAACAAACCTTTGCCAATACAAACTTCCATGCAGTACCTCAGGATATAGGAATACCAAATTTCTATTTAACCGGGGATAATACCTGGCCGGGTCTCGGAACGGTTGCCTGTCTTGTTTCCGGTAGAATTGCAGCAGAAGAAGCATACAAAGCTTTTTAG